In Verrucomicrobiia bacterium, a single genomic region encodes these proteins:
- a CDS encoding universal stress protein gives MKEKLTHERGGVAPQPEPRDVKATETECKPVTGSDSRIRLRTILAPVDFSAHSAKALEYVWAFATQFGAKVVLVHVVEPTVIPDNFGIVPPAYDEMSTALTKSAGERLKRLATELGPLPGGASTVVRTGRASWEVVQLAEEIAADLIVITTHGYTGLKHVLMGSTAELIVRHAPCPVLTVRNPERDFVPPRSAA, from the coding sequence ATGAAAGAGAAACTTACCCACGAGCGTGGCGGGGTTGCCCCGCAGCCTGAGCCGCGTGACGTCAAAGCGACCGAAACGGAATGCAAACCAGTCACCGGCAGCGATTCTCGCATCCGGTTGCGCACCATTCTGGCGCCAGTGGACTTCTCTGCGCACTCAGCCAAAGCGCTTGAATATGTGTGGGCCTTCGCCACCCAGTTTGGAGCGAAAGTTGTGCTGGTTCATGTCGTTGAGCCCACTGTCATTCCAGACAATTTTGGCATCGTCCCGCCGGCCTACGATGAAATGAGCACCGCGCTGACCAAATCCGCCGGCGAACGGCTGAAACGGCTGGCCACGGAACTGGGCCCGCTGCCCGGAGGCGCCAGCACGGTGGTCCGCACCGGCCGCGCCTCGTGGGAGGTCGTGCAATTGGCGGAGGAAATCGCCGCTGATCTCATCGTCATCACCACACATGGCTACACCGGGTTGAAGCATGTTTTGATGGGCAGCACGGCCGAGCTGATCGTGCGCCACGCCCCATGTCCGGTGTTGACGGTCCGCAATCCGGAACGCGATTTCGTGCCCCCCCGCTCCGCGGCGTGA
- a CDS encoding heavy metal translocating P-type ATPase: MKERPATAASAEETPCCLARAVVQALEAEPTLEAVTIDRAEQKISVATLGRTDVPRIAERLTHSYEEACAGEASQPCLLLEGRGDCSVCGHPLSADVRQRLTIRHSGEQTTIARVTCPTAPSFWRWRDIPLPKVVQRDVEFLEEEHDVDEWKGQLVLAVLCGGLGLLAAYAVPAAWRTPVFMLSYLAGAWFPAEEVWERLRQRAIDVHFLMLAVAAGSASIGAWGEGATLLFLFSLSGALEHYALGRTQKEIRSLFHEAPKVAIVLDATGGEREIPVAQIRTGMRLLVKPDSQFPVDAELARGATAADESNLTGEATPVEKKVGDTVLAGTLNLWGAVECVVLRPVTESALQKIIKLIKEAQHQKAPAQKFTDKFSTYYTYIVLLMSLGMFFVWWLGFQQAPFKSVNEIHSAFYHTMTLLVVASPCALVLSIPSAVLAAIAWGARHGVLFRGGAAVEKLAEVNVVALDKTGTLTTGELRVERVESFPPGREAEVAQIAYSLERLSTHPLARAITRHGKQQRIQPVEFAHFESVTGQGLLARRNGTVCRLGKRDWVMAAAAAQSRPLPAETDHGISEIWLAEGDLLGRILLRDDVRPQSRHVVDELRAEGLRSVVLTGDRRAAAEHLKQDLHLDDVRAELKPEGKVEAIVQLTREGRKVAMVGDGVNDAPSLAVAHVGVAMGARGSDAALEQADVVLMHDRLENFLAAFQLSVRARRIIRQNLVISLGTVVVLVTLAMFGQIPLTLGVVGHEGSTVVVVMNSLRLLLGQRPAAVIDAPRD, translated from the coding sequence ATGAAAGAGCGCCCCGCCACCGCCGCGTCCGCCGAGGAGACACCGTGCTGTCTCGCGCGCGCCGTCGTGCAGGCGCTGGAGGCGGAGCCCACGCTGGAGGCAGTCACCATTGACCGCGCGGAGCAGAAGATTTCCGTCGCCACGCTGGGCCGGACCGATGTGCCGCGCATTGCCGAGCGGCTGACGCACAGTTACGAGGAGGCCTGCGCCGGTGAAGCGTCACAACCCTGCCTGTTGCTCGAAGGCAGGGGGGATTGCAGCGTGTGCGGCCATCCGCTCAGCGCGGACGTGCGCCAGCGGCTCACCATTCGCCACAGCGGGGAACAAACCACCATTGCACGCGTCACCTGCCCCACCGCGCCAAGCTTCTGGCGCTGGCGCGACATCCCCCTGCCCAAGGTTGTCCAGCGCGACGTTGAGTTTCTCGAGGAGGAACACGACGTGGATGAATGGAAGGGCCAGTTGGTGCTGGCCGTGCTGTGCGGCGGGCTGGGGTTGCTCGCGGCTTACGCCGTTCCCGCGGCCTGGCGGACTCCGGTTTTCATGCTCAGTTACCTGGCCGGGGCCTGGTTCCCCGCGGAAGAGGTGTGGGAACGGCTGCGGCAACGCGCCATCGACGTGCATTTCCTGATGCTGGCCGTGGCCGCCGGCAGCGCGAGCATCGGTGCGTGGGGCGAAGGCGCCACCCTGCTCTTTCTCTTTTCGTTGTCCGGCGCGCTGGAACATTACGCGTTGGGCCGCACGCAAAAGGAAATTCGTTCCCTGTTCCACGAGGCCCCGAAAGTTGCCATCGTGCTGGATGCAACCGGCGGCGAACGCGAAATTCCCGTCGCGCAAATCCGCACCGGCATGCGCCTGCTGGTGAAGCCGGATTCGCAATTCCCCGTGGACGCCGAGCTGGCCAGGGGCGCAACAGCGGCGGATGAATCCAACCTGACCGGCGAGGCTACGCCCGTCGAAAAAAAGGTGGGCGACACGGTGCTCGCCGGCACCTTGAACCTGTGGGGCGCGGTCGAATGCGTGGTGCTCCGGCCGGTCACCGAGAGTGCGTTGCAGAAAATCATCAAGCTCATCAAGGAAGCGCAGCATCAGAAGGCACCCGCGCAAAAGTTCACCGACAAATTCAGCACGTATTACACTTACATCGTTTTGTTGATGTCGCTCGGCATGTTTTTCGTCTGGTGGCTGGGTTTCCAGCAGGCGCCGTTCAAAAGCGTCAACGAAATCCACAGCGCGTTTTACCACACCATGACGTTGCTCGTGGTCGCGTCTCCCTGCGCGCTGGTGCTGTCGATTCCCTCCGCCGTGCTCGCGGCCATTGCCTGGGGTGCGCGTCACGGCGTGTTGTTCCGTGGCGGGGCGGCCGTGGAAAAGCTGGCCGAAGTCAACGTGGTGGCGCTGGACAAGACCGGCACCCTGACCACCGGCGAACTGCGCGTCGAACGCGTCGAAAGTTTCCCCCCCGGACGCGAAGCCGAGGTGGCGCAGATCGCCTATTCGCTGGAGCGCTTGTCCACCCATCCCCTCGCCCGTGCCATCACCCGGCACGGCAAACAACAACGAATCCAGCCCGTGGAGTTCGCCCACTTCGAATCGGTCACCGGCCAGGGCTTGCTGGCGCGACGCAACGGCACCGTCTGCCGGCTGGGCAAACGCGACTGGGTAATGGCTGCGGCCGCTGCACAATCCCGGCCGCTTCCTGCCGAAACTGACCACGGCATTTCCGAAATCTGGCTCGCGGAAGGCGACCTGCTGGGGCGCATCTTGTTGCGGGATGACGTTCGCCCGCAGTCCCGCCACGTGGTGGATGAATTGCGCGCCGAAGGATTGCGCTCCGTGGTGCTGACGGGCGATCGTCGCGCCGCCGCCGAGCACCTCAAGCAGGATCTGCATCTGGACGACGTGCGGGCCGAACTCAAGCCGGAAGGCAAGGTGGAGGCCATCGTCCAGCTCACCCGCGAAGGCCGCAAAGTGGCCATGGTGGGCGATGGCGTGAACGACGCGCCGAGTCTCGCCGTGGCCCACGTCGGCGTGGCCATGGGCGCGCGCGGCTCGGATGCCGCCCTCGAACAGGCTGACGTCGTGCTCATGCATGATCGTCTGGAAAATTTTCTCGCCGCCTTTCAGTTGAGCGTCCGCGCCCGGCGCATTATCCGGCAGAACCTGGTCATTTCGCTGGGAACCGTGGTCGTGCTCGTCACGCTCGCCATGTTCGGTCAGATTCCCCTGACGCTGGGCGTGGTGGGACACGAAGGCAGCACCGTGGTGGTGGTCATGAACAGCCTGCGTTTGCTCCTTGGGCAGCGGCCGGCGGCCGTCATCGACGCACCCCGCGATTGA